The following coding sequences lie in one Planctomycetota bacterium genomic window:
- a CDS encoding glycoside hydrolase family 16 protein: protein MSSRLSRPAKAGAALAWAAALGVASSALAVPMPPNQGSSFVSGAPAGYSQIWSDEFNGSSLDTTKWTARNGLGQIQNRRDHYDDPAAITVHNGVLQIDTWSVPDSGGGDATHYSGRVSSNQTFTGGYYEARINFHTVPAMWSAFWLYNSEVYKQGGGAVDPLNEGVEVDIVEHRSWNSKPHNNANGNISDDIHQALHWNGYGAAHEKAAHDDFGVLRKTLFDGAGNIQSGSHAWSGWHTYGVEWVVPTNNDPGKYVFYLDGQPVWDTLLDTPQAPYDPATTGYSDPSGIVSGIPQWMILSSEVRDMNWAGRFADPSTGFGTRGASSNGAMQVDFVRVYEFGVADPLDINSVAELTWIDSGNAESSIVNHGGNEKLKIKTAKNAAVTAELPTFKNLSAAGSSLTVDFDIRLSHVPADANSTLGIGFADSTTGDYFYKVLLDPLADTKGAIFAEGGDNNLGKTGVLGFGTARHDVTFTLEGLGNGDLILTLVSDLLTNGSASYTLDVLPATTLDLDTIFFEFNGNAWNETFGSSNNRINATITNFSISHNPEPASLTLAAAAGLLVLRRRR, encoded by the coding sequence ATGTCGTCACGACTCTCCCGCCCGGCCAAGGCCGGTGCCGCCCTCGCGTGGGCGGCCGCCCTTGGCGTCGCCTCGTCCGCGTTGGCCGTGCCGATGCCGCCCAATCAGGGCTCTTCGTTCGTCAGCGGCGCCCCCGCGGGTTACAGCCAGATCTGGTCTGACGAATTCAACGGCAGCAGCCTCGACACGACCAAGTGGACCGCCCGCAACGGCTTGGGCCAGATTCAGAACCGACGCGATCACTACGACGATCCCGCCGCCATCACCGTTCACAACGGCGTCTTGCAGATCGACACCTGGTCAGTCCCCGACTCGGGCGGCGGCGATGCGACGCACTACTCGGGCCGCGTCAGCTCCAACCAGACCTTCACCGGCGGCTACTACGAGGCGCGCATCAACTTCCACACCGTCCCCGCCATGTGGTCCGCCTTCTGGCTCTACAACAGCGAGGTCTACAAGCAGGGTGGCGGCGCGGTCGACCCGCTCAACGAAGGCGTCGAGGTCGACATCGTCGAACACCGCTCTTGGAACTCCAAGCCACACAACAACGCCAACGGCAACATCAGCGACGACATCCACCAGGCCCTCCACTGGAACGGCTACGGGGCCGCTCATGAGAAAGCCGCCCACGACGACTTCGGCGTCCTTCGCAAGACCCTGTTCGACGGTGCCGGCAACATCCAATCCGGCTCTCACGCCTGGAGCGGCTGGCACACGTACGGCGTCGAGTGGGTCGTGCCGACCAACAATGATCCGGGCAAGTACGTCTTCTACCTCGACGGCCAGCCCGTCTGGGACACGCTCCTCGATACGCCCCAAGCCCCGTACGACCCCGCGACCACCGGCTACTCCGATCCGTCAGGCATCGTCTCGGGCATCCCGCAGTGGATGATCCTCAGCAGCGAAGTCCGAGACATGAACTGGGCCGGACGTTTCGCCGACCCGTCGACCGGCTTCGGCACCCGCGGTGCCAGCTCGAACGGAGCCATGCAGGTCGACTTCGTCCGTGTCTACGAGTTCGGCGTCGCCGATCCGCTCGACATCAACAGCGTGGCCGAACTCACCTGGATCGACTCCGGCAACGCCGAATCGAGCATCGTCAACCACGGCGGCAACGAGAAGCTCAAGATCAAGACCGCCAAGAACGCCGCCGTCACCGCGGAACTTCCGACGTTCAAGAACCTCTCCGCCGCCGGTTCGTCGCTCACCGTCGACTTCGACATCCGACTCAGCCACGTCCCCGCCGACGCCAACAGCACCCTCGGCATCGGCTTCGCCGACAGCACGACCGGCGACTACTTCTACAAGGTTCTCCTCGATCCGCTCGCCGACACCAAGGGGGCCATCTTCGCCGAAGGTGGTGACAACAACCTCGGCAAGACCGGCGTCCTCGGCTTCGGCACGGCCCGGCACGACGTCACCTTCACCCTCGAAGGCCTCGGCAACGGCGACCTGATCCTGACCCTCGTCAGCGACCTGCTCACCAACGGCTCTGCCTCGTACACCCTCGACGTCCTGCCCGCCACCACCCTCGACCTCGACACGATCTTCTTCGAGTTCAACGGCAACGCCTGGAACGAAACCTTCGGTTCCAGCAACAACCGCATCAACGCGACGATCACCAACTTCAGCATTTCACACAACCCCGAACCCGCCTCGCTCACCCTGGCGGCGGCGGCCGGCCTGCTCGTCCTGCGCCGCCGCCGCTGA
- a CDS encoding ketose-bisphosphate aldolase — protein MPLMTTKPMFDLAYEGGFAVGAFNVNNMELAQSIIDACVAEKSPCILQISKGARAYANIVYLKHIIDAAVKENPEVPIAIHCDHGDTVELIKECISDGYTSVMIDGSHHEYDHNVSLTKEAVDVAHEHGVVVEAELGMLGGIEEDVIGLDAEEYQKNLDKFLTDPEEAKDFYEKTGIDSLAVAIGTSHGAYKFKHEAVLAFDRIEQIMKTCPGLPLVMHGSSSVPQEFVELVNKYGGNMPNAKGVPEDQIAKAVREYGVCKVNIDTDLRLAMTAKIREVFVTKPEEFDPRKYLGPAREAITEMVKRKLHMLNSAGKSDEVVAKWDSLGKPMPKYYS, from the coding sequence ATGCCACTCATGACCACCAAGCCGATGTTCGACCTCGCCTACGAAGGCGGCTTCGCCGTCGGCGCGTTCAATGTCAACAACATGGAGCTCGCGCAGTCGATCATCGACGCCTGCGTGGCCGAAAAATCGCCCTGCATCCTGCAGATTTCCAAGGGTGCCCGCGCCTATGCGAACATCGTCTACCTCAAGCACATCATCGACGCCGCCGTCAAGGAGAACCCCGAGGTTCCGATCGCCATCCACTGCGATCACGGCGACACGGTCGAGCTCATCAAGGAGTGCATCAGCGACGGCTATACGTCGGTCATGATTGACGGCAGCCACCATGAGTATGACCACAACGTCAGCCTCACCAAGGAGGCCGTCGATGTCGCCCACGAGCACGGCGTGGTCGTCGAGGCGGAACTCGGCATGCTCGGCGGCATCGAAGAAGACGTCATCGGCCTCGACGCCGAGGAGTACCAGAAGAATCTCGACAAGTTCCTGACCGACCCCGAAGAAGCGAAGGATTTTTACGAGAAGACCGGCATCGACAGCCTGGCGGTCGCCATTGGCACCAGCCACGGCGCGTACAAGTTCAAGCACGAGGCGGTGCTGGCGTTCGACCGGATCGAGCAGATCATGAAGACCTGCCCCGGCCTGCCGCTGGTCATGCACGGCAGCTCGAGCGTGCCGCAGGAGTTCGTCGAGCTGGTCAACAAGTACGGCGGCAACATGCCCAACGCCAAGGGCGTCCCCGAGGATCAGATCGCCAAGGCCGTCCGCGAGTACGGCGTGTGCAAGGTGAACATCGACACGGACTTGCGCCTCGCAATGACCGCCAAGATTCGCGAGGTCTTCGTGACCAAGCCCGAGGAGTTCGACCCCCGCAAGTACCTCGGCCCAGCCCGCGAGGCCATTACCGAGATGGTGAAGCGCAAGCTCCACATGCTCAACAGCGCCGGCAAGAGCGACGAGGTCGTCGCCAAGTGGGACAGCCTCGGCAAGCCGATGCCGAAGTACTACAGCTGA
- the mfd gene encoding transcription-repair coupling factor, with the protein MVAVADRPETKPRRSRATGGSPVPADVIRQLMATDELHELADSVTDGSTTMVSGLWGSSVALAAAAVGRHAERPVLLVCGHTDEADDLADDVELFAGSRPEVLVALETAGGLGNASEELVADRMKLLGKLADNKQRPDFLVAPIQALMQAVPEPGELKHLLFALRAGQEIEPEKLIVWLSDHGYNRLDQVEVPGDFAVRGGIVDVYLPGKFDAADDSGLMQIGLPVRIDFFGDQVETIKRFNIDTLGSEGPIDFLEIPDLKGRLDEAGTTSPLSYVADDAAVFLWAPMEIAEQAKAYLTRAPDARGLYPLASVLKLIGDRPTIEASQFDGGVSLVREKADAERIKLPVNSLQKFETEPKAALAELVETSKTQHATVFCQNTGEQKRLRDMLEGVETDASTRIDTPVGYLHRGFVWGRKAGKLEDGSLKLEGSDSDSSSFKLQASSFLLLGHHELFHRYELRRRVKNKGVATKQIDSFLDLNVGDYVVHVAHGIAKFTGMQTMEKEGKTEEFLTLRFAEQAALYVPASRINLVQKYVGGFSGHPTLSKLGGNLWDKQKEKVAEAVMDMAAELLEVQAKRAAQTGHPFPADSDWQQEFEEEFPYTPTDDQVTAADEIKGDMTQPRPMDRLLCGDVGYGKTELAMRAAFKAVEAGKQVAVLVPTTVLAEQHERSFKERMADFPFAIESLSRFKSTKQTKEILGWMDSGDVDIVIGTHKLLGKDIKFKDLGLVIVDEEQRFGVTHKEKLKTLRTQVDVLTMSATPIPRTLHMGMVGLRDISSLTTPPQDRRAIVTEVMSFEEERIKLAIVREMQRGGQIYYVHNKVYDIEEQAAMIQRLVPDAKIVIGHGQMDGDTLESVMLKFIRHEADILVSTTIIESGLDIPNANTMLINGADRFGLSELHQLRGRVGRYKHRAYCYLLLPQDRVLTEVAAKRLKAIEEFSHLGSGFKIAMRDLELRGAGNILGPEQSGHIAAVGYEMYCQLLEDATRQLKDEPNPTRPEAHVEIDIAAFIPKTYVQNDRQRMDLYRRLTRCTSVEEIGRLKQDVADAFGEAPRQMEVVYALTELRLLASHFGIDSIVRKKPDVVLTVRDATKAQQALTGAPGTLRVIDAKTVYFRPPAVFIEPEPLLLTLRNLLMKHYEASA; encoded by the coding sequence GTGGTAGCCGTTGCCGACAGACCCGAGACAAAACCGCGGCGTTCCCGTGCCACCGGTGGCTCACCCGTCCCGGCCGATGTGATTCGGCAGCTCATGGCGACCGACGAGCTGCACGAACTGGCGGACAGCGTCACCGACGGCTCCACCACGATGGTCAGCGGCCTGTGGGGCAGCAGCGTCGCCCTCGCCGCAGCAGCGGTCGGCCGTCATGCCGAACGCCCGGTCCTGCTCGTCTGCGGTCACACCGACGAAGCCGACGACCTGGCCGACGACGTCGAGCTCTTCGCCGGTTCGCGGCCCGAGGTGCTCGTGGCGTTGGAGACAGCCGGCGGGCTCGGCAACGCGAGCGAGGAACTCGTCGCCGACCGCATGAAGCTCCTCGGCAAGCTGGCGGACAACAAGCAGCGGCCCGACTTTCTCGTCGCCCCGATCCAAGCGCTCATGCAAGCCGTGCCAGAGCCCGGCGAGTTGAAGCATCTGCTCTTTGCACTGCGGGCCGGGCAGGAGATCGAGCCCGAGAAACTCATCGTCTGGCTCAGCGACCACGGCTACAACCGGCTCGACCAAGTCGAGGTCCCCGGCGACTTCGCGGTGCGTGGCGGCATCGTCGACGTCTACCTGCCCGGCAAGTTCGACGCGGCCGACGACTCCGGCCTCATGCAAATCGGCCTGCCGGTGCGGATCGATTTCTTCGGCGATCAAGTCGAGACGATCAAGCGGTTCAACATCGACACGCTCGGCAGCGAAGGGCCGATCGACTTCCTCGAAATCCCCGACCTCAAGGGCCGACTCGACGAAGCCGGCACGACCAGTCCGCTCAGCTACGTCGCCGACGACGCGGCCGTCTTCCTGTGGGCGCCGATGGAGATCGCCGAGCAGGCCAAGGCCTACCTGACCCGTGCCCCGGATGCCCGCGGGCTTTACCCGCTGGCCAGCGTCCTCAAGCTCATCGGCGACCGCCCGACGATCGAGGCCAGCCAATTCGACGGCGGCGTCTCACTCGTGCGCGAGAAGGCGGACGCTGAACGAATCAAGCTGCCGGTGAACAGCCTGCAGAAGTTCGAAACGGAACCCAAGGCAGCGCTTGCGGAACTGGTCGAGACCAGCAAGACCCAGCACGCGACCGTCTTCTGCCAAAACACCGGCGAGCAGAAGCGACTGCGCGACATGCTCGAAGGCGTCGAGACCGACGCGTCCACCCGCATCGACACGCCGGTCGGCTACCTGCACCGAGGGTTTGTTTGGGGACGAAAGGCCGGAAAGCTTGAAGATGGAAGCTTGAAGCTTGAAGGCTCAGATTCCGACTCTTCAAGCTTCAAGCTTCAAGCTTCAAGCTTTCTGCTCCTCGGTCACCACGAGCTCTTCCACCGCTACGAGCTTCGCCGCCGCGTCAAGAACAAGGGTGTCGCGACCAAGCAGATCGACTCGTTCCTCGATCTCAATGTTGGTGACTACGTCGTCCACGTCGCCCACGGCATCGCCAAGTTCACCGGCATGCAGACGATGGAAAAGGAGGGCAAGACCGAAGAGTTCCTCACGCTCCGCTTCGCAGAACAGGCCGCGCTCTACGTGCCGGCGAGCCGGATCAACCTCGTCCAGAAGTACGTCGGCGGCTTCAGCGGACACCCGACGCTCTCCAAGCTCGGCGGCAACCTGTGGGACAAGCAGAAGGAAAAGGTCGCCGAAGCCGTCATGGACATGGCGGCCGAGCTGCTCGAAGTCCAGGCCAAGCGCGCCGCCCAGACCGGTCACCCGTTCCCGGCCGACAGCGACTGGCAGCAGGAGTTCGAAGAAGAGTTCCCATACACGCCGACCGACGACCAGGTCACCGCCGCCGACGAGATCAAGGGCGACATGACCCAGCCCCGGCCGATGGACCGCCTGCTCTGCGGCGACGTCGGCTATGGCAAAACCGAACTCGCCATGCGGGCCGCGTTCAAAGCCGTCGAGGCGGGCAAGCAGGTCGCCGTCCTCGTGCCGACCACCGTCCTCGCCGAGCAACACGAACGCTCGTTCAAGGAACGGATGGCCGACTTCCCGTTCGCCATCGAATCGCTCTCACGCTTCAAGTCGACCAAGCAGACCAAGGAAATCCTCGGCTGGATGGACAGCGGCGACGTTGACATCGTCATCGGCACGCACAAGCTGCTCGGCAAGGACATCAAGTTCAAAGACCTCGGCCTCGTCATCGTCGACGAAGAACAGCGCTTCGGCGTCACGCACAAGGAAAAACTCAAAACGCTCCGCACCCAGGTCGACGTGCTCACGATGTCCGCCACGCCCATTCCGCGGACGCTCCACATGGGCATGGTCGGCCTACGCGACATCAGCAGCCTCACCACGCCGCCACAAGACCGACGCGCGATCGTCACCGAAGTCATGAGCTTCGAGGAAGAGCGGATCAAGCTCGCCATCGTCCGCGAGATGCAGCGGGGCGGGCAGATCTACTACGTCCACAACAAGGTCTACGACATCGAGGAGCAGGCCGCGATGATCCAGCGGCTCGTGCCCGACGCCAAGATCGTCATCGGCCACGGCCAGATGGACGGCGACACGCTCGAGAGCGTCATGCTCAAGTTCATCCGCCACGAAGCGGACATCCTCGTCAGCACGACGATCATCGAGAGTGGCCTCGACATCCCGAACGCGAACACGATGCTCATCAACGGGGCCGACCGGTTCGGCCTGAGCGAGCTGCACCAGCTTCGCGGCCGCGTCGGACGGTACAAGCACCGGGCGTACTGCTACCTGCTCCTGCCGCAGGACCGCGTCCTCACCGAAGTCGCCGCCAAACGCCTCAAGGCGATCGAAGAGTTCAGCCACCTCGGCAGCGGCTTCAAGATCGCGATGCGCGACCTGGAACTGCGCGGTGCCGGCAACATCCTCGGCCCCGAACAGTCCGGCCACATCGCCGCCGTCGGCTACGAGATGTACTGCCAGCTCCTCGAAGACGCGACCCGGCAGCTCAAGGACGAGCCGAACCCGACACGCCCCGAGGCGCACGTCGAAATCGACATCGCCGCGTTCATCCCCAAGACGTACGTCCAGAACGACCGCCAGCGGATGGACCTCTACCGCCGGCTGACGCGCTGCACAAGCGTCGAAGAGATCGGCCGCCTGAAGCAAGACGTCGCCGACGCGTTTGGAGAGGCCCCGCGGCAGATGGAAGTCGTCTACGCCCTCACCGAGCTCCGCCTCCTCGCCAGCCACTTCGGCATCGACAGCATCGTCCGCAAGAAGCCCGACGTGGTCCTGACCGTGCGCGACGCCACCAAGGCCCAACAAGCCCTCACCGGCGCCCCCGGCACCCTCCGCGTCATCGACGCCAAAACCGTCTACTTCCGCCCCCCGGCGGTGTTCATCGAGCCCGAGCCGCTGCTCTTGACACTGCGGAACCTGCTGATGAAGCACTACGAGGCTTCCGCGTGA
- a CDS encoding carboxypeptidase-like regulatory domain-containing protein, giving the protein MKTRLALLSIPAVAAVAAAAVVGFAPAPSGDVAAPAPTEMIAAGTLKGKVITKAGEPAERVSVRVFGQVIGGMPVDGDVELRKPTKEVRTDANGNFNMPGLAAARYRVEAGTRGGEEGYFRKTVGIKAGEVTEMEIKLR; this is encoded by the coding sequence ATGAAGACCCGACTCGCACTGCTTTCGATCCCTGCCGTCGCTGCTGTCGCCGCCGCCGCTGTCGTCGGTTTTGCTCCCGCTCCGTCCGGTGACGTTGCCGCTCCTGCACCGACCGAAATGATCGCTGCTGGAACGCTCAAGGGCAAGGTGATCACGAAAGCCGGCGAACCAGCCGAGCGAGTGTCTGTCCGAGTCTTCGGACAGGTCATTGGCGGCATGCCCGTCGATGGCGACGTGGAGCTTCGCAAGCCCACGAAGGAAGTCCGAACCGACGCCAACGGAAACTTCAACATGCCCGGCCTCGCGGCTGCACGCTACCGCGTCGAGGCAGGAACCCGTGGCGGCGAAGAGGGTTACTTCCGCAAGACCGTCGGCATCAAGGCCGGCGAGGTGACGGAGATGGAAATCAAGCTCCGCTGA
- a CDS encoding type II secretion system protein — protein sequence MSSEIRSSRRRLRGFTLVELLVVIGIIALLVGILLPTLSRAQSSARSVASAANQRQIATAFVGYMTDNQQTAPHGLAYQSSILWGVTVPKPVGPEQGYAAGTTSRPFVTWVTLLSDYMGASDLGPELWPLPAVLDNERRNKVGESFLCPSVELGSQGGVVSYAANPTVMPDIRSETFGLDGSDGAGGAVNFIPFKAPTGAVKVQGIPYPAKAGQLFADNALFWDTPTYFNLPDWATRAWLTSYAISFIDMDGFGDFPSYGSGPFGQRSRYRDAVDAPPGSPDYESYNDELSVHYPRPGFFIGDDNYDLSNSQAVAINPTNNSFSFYILPAGNLRFRQLGDTRANVAFADGSVQSLAWSPKVAHPAGEDYAETEFKRSFYRIKLPANIDLDRGI from the coding sequence ATGTCTTCCGAAATCCGATCCTCCCGCCGCCGCCTGCGAGGCTTCACCCTCGTGGAGCTGCTCGTCGTCATCGGCATCATCGCACTTCTTGTCGGCATCTTGCTGCCGACCCTCAGCCGTGCCCAGTCTTCTGCCCGGTCGGTCGCCTCCGCTGCAAACCAGCGGCAGATCGCGACTGCCTTCGTCGGCTACATGACCGACAACCAGCAGACCGCCCCGCACGGCCTTGCCTACCAGTCGTCGATTCTGTGGGGCGTTACCGTGCCGAAGCCGGTCGGGCCGGAACAGGGCTACGCCGCCGGTACGACCTCGCGACCGTTCGTGACGTGGGTCACGCTGCTCAGCGACTACATGGGCGCTTCTGACCTGGGTCCTGAGCTGTGGCCGCTTCCTGCCGTTCTGGACAACGAGCGTCGCAACAAAGTCGGCGAGTCGTTCCTCTGTCCGTCTGTCGAACTCGGGTCTCAAGGAGGTGTGGTCAGCTACGCCGCAAACCCGACGGTCATGCCTGATATCCGGAGCGAGACCTTCGGACTCGACGGAAGTGACGGTGCCGGTGGTGCGGTGAACTTCATCCCGTTTAAAGCACCAACCGGTGCGGTGAAGGTTCAAGGCATTCCATACCCGGCCAAGGCAGGTCAGCTGTTTGCGGACAATGCACTTTTCTGGGACACGCCGACATATTTCAACCTGCCTGATTGGGCGACGCGGGCATGGCTCACGTCCTACGCCATCAGCTTCATCGACATGGATGGCTTTGGCGACTTCCCGAGCTACGGATCGGGTCCGTTTGGGCAGCGCTCCCGCTATCGCGACGCCGTCGACGCTCCTCCGGGCTCGCCCGACTACGAGTCGTACAACGACGAACTGAGTGTGCACTACCCGCGCCCCGGCTTCTTCATCGGAGACGACAATTACGACCTGTCCAACTCACAGGCCGTTGCGATCAACCCGACGAACAACAGCTTCAGCTTCTACATTCTCCCGGCGGGCAACCTCCGCTTTCGCCAGCTTGGTGATACGCGAGCCAACGTCGCCTTCGCCGATGGCAGCGTGCAGTCGCTCGCCTGGAGCCCGAAGGTCGCTCACCCGGCTGGTGAGGACTATGCCGAGACCGAGTTCAAGCGCTCGTTCTACCGCATCAAGCTCCCGGCCAACATCGATCTCGATCGCGGCATCTAG
- a CDS encoding RNA-binding protein, which translates to MRLFVGNLPYRSEEPELMSLFGEYGTVDDVFLARDRETGRSRGFAFVTMNNDEEAKAAIEGTDGKPLDGRNLKVNEAAPREERPRGGGGGGGGYRGCGGGGGGGYRGGGGGGGSGGGGGGGRRGGGGGYGGGGGGRRGGGGGYGGGGGGGGYGDRDGGRDRY; encoded by the coding sequence ATGCGACTGTTTGTAGGCAATCTTCCCTACCGCTCCGAGGAGCCCGAACTCATGAGCCTTTTCGGCGAGTACGGCACCGTGGATGACGTTTTTCTGGCGCGTGACCGCGAGACGGGCCGCAGCCGCGGCTTCGCCTTCGTCACCATGAACAATGACGAGGAGGCCAAGGCCGCCATCGAAGGCACCGACGGCAAGCCGCTGGACGGCCGAAACCTGAAGGTCAACGAGGCTGCCCCTCGTGAGGAACGTCCCCGTGGCGGTGGCGGCGGTGGTGGTGGCTACCGCGGCTGCGGCGGCGGTGGTGGTGGCGGCTACCGCGGTGGCGGTGGTGGCGGCGGCTCCGGCGGCGGCGGCGGTGGTGGCCGACGCGGTGGTGGTGGCGGCTACGGCGGTGGCGGCGGTGGCCGACGCGGCGGTGGCGGCGGCTACGGCGGTGGTGGTGGCGGCGGTGGCTACGGCGACCGCGACGGTGGCCGAGATCGCTACTAA
- a CDS encoding sigma-70 family RNA polymerase sigma factor, which yields MGFKLKSLDELSRQMRYAPRGKRLEQLKAAEELLLSLDPGRAYPPGYVKHAITGYRAKDADAKVVSGGNQMTGVALQHDLGLLIETVSGAMDLSINDDTFAGEPILDLASAGERFGVTGKTLQRWRRKGLPARRLLFDDGKQRIAFRLSCAERFLARHDDGSSDTEAAGSAILADERDQLAGMCERLVSLGCDQAEIVHRLSRRVGRSMLETRSVLQATPESRFDAAAKPPSDELAGVIAERLDAGDSLSAVAADAGLRRSSAYLAAMSVRADRLVAATVKYHADDLFDGDPIEAEARVKALVKAARESIGGKASDDDGLTKRPRGLPPYLAALYDTRLLSPAEERAGFLLYNFHKFRFATLRRRLDPHLCRRREIRQLERHLCLAREARNRLLEANLRLVVHVARKHCRPGLDLMDLVSDGNVTLMRAVEGFDVGKGFKFSTYATMALVKGFARSVPAMQAEQASGQSVLPDRPHVDRGQDRVADLEELEQLFATLDDRERRVVFSRFDLPDADESAEDLETTLGLSSRRVRQLEANALDKLREAAGSHR from the coding sequence ATGGGCTTCAAGCTCAAGAGCCTCGACGAGCTTTCTCGCCAGATGCGGTACGCGCCGCGCGGCAAGCGTCTGGAGCAGCTCAAGGCGGCTGAGGAGCTTTTGTTGTCACTCGACCCAGGCCGGGCCTATCCGCCGGGCTACGTGAAGCACGCGATCACCGGCTACCGGGCCAAGGACGCGGACGCCAAGGTCGTCTCCGGCGGCAACCAGATGACGGGCGTTGCCCTGCAGCATGACCTGGGCCTGCTGATCGAAACCGTCAGTGGGGCAATGGACCTGTCAATCAACGACGACACCTTCGCCGGCGAGCCGATTCTGGACCTGGCTTCGGCGGGAGAGCGGTTCGGCGTCACCGGCAAGACGCTCCAGCGTTGGCGGCGCAAGGGGTTGCCCGCCAGACGGTTGCTTTTCGACGACGGCAAGCAGCGCATCGCTTTCAGGCTCTCGTGTGCGGAGCGATTCCTCGCCCGACACGACGATGGCAGCAGCGACACCGAGGCGGCGGGTTCGGCGATTCTTGCCGATGAGCGCGACCAGCTAGCCGGCATGTGCGAGCGCTTGGTGTCGCTCGGCTGCGATCAGGCGGAGATCGTTCATCGCCTCTCGCGTCGGGTCGGGCGATCGATGCTCGAGACGCGATCGGTGCTCCAGGCGACGCCGGAATCAAGGTTCGACGCCGCTGCGAAGCCGCCGTCGGATGAGTTGGCCGGTGTCATTGCCGAACGACTGGACGCGGGCGATTCGCTCTCGGCGGTCGCTGCCGACGCGGGCCTGCGACGATCCTCGGCCTACCTCGCCGCGATGAGTGTCCGGGCCGACCGACTCGTGGCCGCCACCGTCAAGTACCACGCTGACGACCTGTTCGACGGTGACCCGATCGAGGCCGAGGCACGCGTGAAGGCACTCGTCAAGGCGGCTCGGGAGTCGATCGGCGGCAAGGCGAGCGATGACGACGGCCTGACGAAACGTCCGCGCGGCTTGCCGCCATACCTGGCCGCGTTGTACGACACGCGGCTGCTCTCACCTGCGGAAGAGCGCGCGGGGTTTTTGCTGTACAACTTCCACAAGTTCCGCTTCGCAACGCTCCGGCGTCGGCTCGATCCGCACCTGTGTCGCCGACGCGAGATTCGGCAGCTCGAACGCCACCTCTGCCTCGCACGCGAGGCACGGAACCGATTGCTGGAGGCGAATTTGCGGCTCGTCGTCCACGTCGCTCGCAAGCACTGCCGTCCGGGTCTGGACCTGATGGACCTCGTCAGCGACGGCAACGTCACCCTGATGCGGGCCGTCGAAGGGTTCGACGTCGGCAAGGGCTTCAAGTTCAGCACCTATGCGACGATGGCGCTGGTGAAAGGCTTCGCCCGCAGCGTCCCAGCGATGCAGGCCGAGCAGGCCTCCGGACAGAGCGTCTTGCCCGACCGGCCACATGTCGACCGCGGCCAAGATCGCGTTGCAGACCTCGAGGAGCTCGAGCAGCTGTTCGCCACGCTCGACGACCGCGAGCGACGCGTCGTGTTCTCCCGCTTCGACTTGCCCGATGCCGACGAGTCAGCCGAAGACCTGGAGACCACCCTCGGGCTTTCTTCCAGGCGCGTGCGTCAACTCGAAGCCAACGCCCTCGACAAGCTTCGTGAAGCCGCGGGCAGCCACCGTTGA